Proteins encoded by one window of Mycolicibacterium cosmeticum:
- a CDS encoding NAD(P)/FAD-dependent oxidoreductase, translated as MTENNTPQRVIVLGGGYAGVHAANHLLQRPGTTVTLVNARPEFVERIRLHQLSAGTHDATTGYDTLLGEGVRLVVDRAERIDTAARRVELASGTALDYDYLIYAVGSTAGTTPESAYAISELEGARRLRARLQDVPTTAPMVVVGGGLTGIEAASEFGEAGRTVTLVAGPVLGPSLGAQARRSVAKQLAKLNVTVIEGPTVAAVGDQDVTLSDGRTLPSAVTVWTAGFGVPELAAASGLRTDDLGRLLTDETLTSIDDDRVVGAGDAVAPSGVPLRMSCQAAIPLAAQAARTVLARIAGTDPVPVNQAFAGQCISIGRSYGTIQLAHTDDTPTRLYIGGRVAASLKEMVCKGTLWQLRREAAKPGSYVWMRGGKRTERLQTVDA; from the coding sequence ATGACTGAGAACAACACCCCACAACGCGTCATCGTCCTGGGCGGCGGCTACGCCGGCGTCCACGCCGCCAACCACCTGTTGCAGCGGCCCGGTACAACGGTCACATTGGTGAACGCCCGGCCCGAATTCGTCGAGCGGATCCGGCTGCACCAGCTCTCGGCGGGCACGCATGACGCCACCACCGGTTATGACACCCTGCTCGGCGAGGGCGTGCGCCTGGTGGTCGACCGCGCCGAGCGCATCGACACCGCGGCCCGCCGGGTCGAGTTGGCCTCCGGCACCGCGCTGGACTACGACTACCTGATCTACGCGGTCGGCAGCACCGCCGGGACCACCCCCGAATCGGCCTATGCGATCAGCGAATTGGAGGGTGCGCGCCGGCTGCGCGCGCGGCTGCAGGACGTGCCGACGACCGCACCCATGGTGGTGGTCGGAGGCGGGTTGACCGGTATCGAGGCGGCCTCGGAATTCGGCGAGGCAGGGCGCACCGTCACCCTGGTCGCCGGGCCGGTGCTCGGCCCGTCACTTGGCGCGCAGGCCCGCCGGTCGGTCGCCAAGCAACTGGCCAAGCTGAACGTCACGGTGATCGAGGGCCCGACGGTGGCCGCGGTCGGTGACCAGGACGTCACGCTGTCCGACGGGCGCACCCTGCCCAGCGCCGTCACCGTGTGGACGGCCGGGTTCGGGGTGCCCGAGCTGGCCGCCGCCAGCGGCCTGCGCACCGATGATCTGGGTCGGCTGCTCACCGACGAGACCCTCACCAGCATCGACGACGACCGGGTGGTCGGTGCGGGTGACGCGGTGGCGCCGTCGGGCGTGCCGCTGCGGATGAGCTGCCAGGCCGCGATCCCGCTGGCCGCCCAGGCCGCGCGGACCGTGCTGGCCCGGATCGCGGGCACCGACCCGGTCCCGGTGAACCAGGCCTTCGCCGGTCAGTGCATCAGCATCGGCCGCTCCTACGGCACCATCCAGCTCGCGCACACCGATGACACGCCGACCCGGCTCTACATCGGTGGCCGGGTGGCCGCGTCGCTGAAGGAGATGGTGTGCAAGGGCACGCTGTGGCAGCTGCGCCGCGAGGCGGCCAAACCCGGCTCGTACGTGTGGATGCGCGGCGGTAAGCGCACCGAGCGATTGCAGACGGTGGACGCGTGA
- a CDS encoding RNA polymerase sigma-70 factor, translated as MSEHAERFTALRPLLFTIAYEILGSATESDDVLQESYLRWAEVDLDTVADTKAYLAQLVTRQALNALRAAARRREEYVGPWLPEPVLVEDASADVVLAESVSMAMMVVLETLTPDERAIFVLREVFGFSHDEIAAAVGRSPAAVRQMAHRAREHVQARRKRFDHVDAAVGEQITTQFFATAATGDVAALIELLAPDVVWTADSAGKVSAARRPVTGADKVARLVLGLMRGAAERADARIDLAMYNNAPALVLYLGEQLEAVITVEITAGRISHFYAMRNPDKLAAITVPRAITR; from the coding sequence GTGAGCGAGCACGCCGAGCGGTTCACCGCGCTGCGGCCCCTGTTGTTCACCATCGCCTACGAAATCCTCGGTTCGGCAACCGAATCCGATGACGTGTTGCAGGAGAGTTACCTGCGCTGGGCCGAAGTGGACCTCGACACGGTGGCCGACACCAAGGCCTACCTGGCCCAGCTGGTGACCCGGCAGGCGCTCAACGCGTTGCGCGCCGCGGCCCGACGTCGCGAGGAGTACGTCGGGCCGTGGCTGCCGGAACCCGTTCTGGTAGAGGATGCTTCGGCCGACGTGGTGTTGGCCGAATCGGTGTCGATGGCGATGATGGTGGTGCTGGAGACCCTCACCCCCGACGAGCGCGCGATCTTCGTGCTGCGTGAGGTGTTCGGCTTCAGCCATGACGAGATCGCCGCGGCGGTGGGCCGTTCCCCGGCCGCGGTGCGCCAGATGGCGCACCGCGCCAGGGAGCACGTGCAGGCCCGGCGCAAGCGCTTCGACCACGTCGACGCGGCGGTCGGGGAACAGATCACCACGCAGTTCTTCGCCACGGCCGCGACCGGCGACGTGGCCGCGTTGATCGAGCTGCTGGCCCCCGACGTGGTGTGGACGGCCGACAGCGCGGGCAAGGTCAGCGCGGCCCGCCGCCCGGTGACCGGCGCCGACAAGGTGGCCCGCCTGGTGCTCGGCCTGATGCGCGGGGCCGCCGAACGCGCCGATGCGCGCATCGACCTGGCGATGTACAACAATGCCCCCGCCCTCGTGCTCTACCTGGGCGAGCAACTGGAAGCGGTGATCACCGTGGAGATCACCGCCGGCAGGATCAGCCACTTCTACGCCATGCGCAACCCGGACAAGCTGGCCGCGATCACGGTCCCCCGCGCGATCACGAGGTAG
- a CDS encoding aminodeoxychorismate synthase component I: MRIERLADLGDAPGVLRAVADAGRRRGLPPPAALIGDWFSSRAVIAPSVAAAPCERVFDVTPGCGPHIGGGWFGYLGYPDGAPRIPASAGGWSDCVLRQDGDGHWWYESLSDAPVPAWLTDITAAPAGAYTVEWRAPDRAAHRAGVLACLDAIAAGEVYQACVCTQFTGRITGDPLNFFVDAVARTAPARAAYIAGDWGAVASLSPELFLSRHGRHVTSSPIKGTLPLTDSPLQLRSSVKDVAENIMIVDLVRNDLGRLAVTGSVTVPELLRVRPAPGVWHLVSTVAAEIPAETPMSAVLDATFPPASVTGTPKCRARQLLSHWEPDTRGIYCGTVGLASPAAGTELNVAIRTVEFDAHGRAVLGVGGGITADSDPDREWQECLDKAASIVRQFTGASSG, translated from the coding sequence GTGCGGATCGAGCGGTTGGCGGACTTGGGCGACGCCCCCGGGGTGCTACGTGCCGTCGCCGACGCCGGTCGCCGACGCGGCCTGCCACCGCCGGCCGCGCTGATCGGTGACTGGTTCTCCTCGCGGGCCGTCATCGCACCCAGCGTGGCCGCCGCCCCGTGCGAGCGGGTGTTCGACGTGACACCGGGATGCGGCCCGCATATCGGCGGTGGCTGGTTCGGCTATCTGGGCTACCCCGACGGGGCGCCCCGCATCCCCGCCTCCGCGGGCGGTTGGTCGGACTGCGTGCTGCGCCAGGACGGCGACGGGCACTGGTGGTACGAAAGCCTCTCCGATGCACCGGTTCCCGCCTGGCTGACCGATATCACCGCCGCCCCGGCCGGCGCCTACACCGTCGAGTGGCGCGCGCCCGATCGCGCGGCGCACCGCGCCGGGGTGCTGGCCTGCCTGGACGCGATCGCCGCGGGCGAGGTGTACCAGGCCTGCGTCTGCACCCAGTTCACCGGCCGGATCACCGGTGACCCGCTGAATTTCTTCGTCGACGCCGTCGCCCGCACCGCGCCGGCGCGCGCCGCCTACATCGCCGGGGACTGGGGCGCGGTGGCGTCGCTGTCCCCGGAGCTCTTCCTCAGCCGGCACGGCCGACACGTGACCTCCAGCCCCATCAAAGGCACACTGCCCCTTACCGATTCACCGTTGCAGTTGCGGTCGTCGGTCAAGGATGTCGCGGAGAACATCATGATCGTCGACCTGGTCCGCAACGACCTGGGCCGCCTGGCCGTCACCGGCTCGGTGACCGTCCCCGAGCTGCTGCGGGTGCGCCCCGCGCCCGGGGTGTGGCACCTGGTGTCGACGGTGGCGGCCGAGATCCCGGCCGAGACACCGATGTCGGCGGTGCTCGACGCGACGTTCCCGCCCGCGTCGGTGACCGGCACACCGAAGTGCCGGGCCCGCCAGCTGCTGTCACACTGGGAACCGGATACTCGTGGGATCTATTGCGGCACGGTCGGGTTGGCTTCGCCCGCGGCGGGAACGGAGCTCAACGTGGCGATCCGCACCGTCGAGTTCGACGCGCACGGGCGGGCCGTGCTCGGTGTGGGCGGTGGGATCACCGCCGACTCGGATCCCGACCGGGAATGGCAGGAATGCCTCGACAAGGCCGCCTCGATCGTGCGTCAGTTCACAGGTGCGTCGTCGGGGTGA
- the rsmI gene encoding 16S rRNA (cytidine(1402)-2'-O)-methyltransferase, translating to MEGGRLLLAATPLGQPADASSRLVDALATADVIAAEDTRRARTLASALGITPAGRLLSVFDQNEATRVPALLDEIRGGATVVLISDAGMPLINDPGYRLVTGCIEAGLTVSCLPGPSAVTTALAVSGLGADRFCFEGFAPRKQSARRTWLAGLAAEQRTAVFFESPRRLADTLRDAVDTLGPERRAVVCRELTKTHEEIRRGTLGELADWAADGVLGEITVVLAGAVPKADLATLVAEVSELVDEGARVKDACAQVVAAHPGAPSRRELYDAVLKARD from the coding sequence ATGGAAGGTGGCCGACTGCTGCTGGCGGCCACGCCGCTCGGGCAGCCCGCGGACGCGTCCAGCCGTCTGGTCGACGCCCTGGCGACCGCCGACGTGATCGCCGCCGAGGACACCCGCCGGGCCCGCACCCTGGCTTCCGCGCTGGGCATCACCCCGGCCGGACGGCTGCTCAGCGTGTTCGACCAGAACGAGGCCACCCGGGTACCCGCCCTGCTCGACGAGATCCGCGGCGGTGCGACGGTGGTGCTGATCAGCGACGCCGGCATGCCCCTGATCAACGATCCGGGCTACCGGCTGGTGACGGGCTGTATCGAGGCCGGCCTGACGGTCAGCTGCCTGCCGGGCCCGTCGGCGGTGACGACGGCGCTGGCGGTCTCCGGCCTGGGCGCCGACAGATTCTGTTTCGAGGGTTTCGCGCCGCGGAAGCAGTCGGCGCGGCGCACCTGGCTGGCCGGCCTGGCCGCCGAGCAGCGCACCGCGGTGTTCTTCGAGTCGCCGCGCCGGCTGGCCGACACCCTGCGCGACGCCGTGGACACCCTGGGCCCCGAGCGGCGCGCGGTGGTCTGCCGGGAGCTGACCAAGACCCATGAGGAGATCAGGCGCGGCACCCTCGGGGAGCTCGCGGACTGGGCCGCCGACGGGGTGCTGGGGGAGATCACCGTGGTGCTGGCCGGTGCGGTGCCCAAGGCCGATCTGGCGACCCTGGTGGCCGAGGTCTCAGAACTCGTCGACGAGGGTGCCCGGGTCAAGGACGCGTGCGCGCAGGTGGTCGCCGCCCATCCGGGAGCGCCGTCCCGGCGTGAGCTTTACGATGCGGTGTTGAAGGCACGCGACTGA
- a CDS encoding dolichyl-phosphate-mannose--protein mannosyltransferase, whose amino-acid sequence MTAPHTVQPERAVPVISPGPLVPVPDFGPTDRLQGWVMTVIIGALAALTRFLRLGSPTDAGTPIFDEKHYAPQAWQMLSNHGVEDNPGYGLVVHPPVAKQLMAIGEWFFGYNGLGWRFSGAVCGVIIVVLTARIVRRISRSTLIGGIAGLLLIADGVSFVSARTALLDVYLVLFVVAAFGALIVDRDDVRSRMHTALMEGRIAETPWGPRLGVRWWRFGAGVLLGLACATKWSGLYFIAFFGLMTLAFDIVARRQYRVPRPWLGTLRRDVGPAVYALGLIPFLVYLASYAPWFASETAVDRHEEGRSIGLDSWMPDALRSLWHYTYQAYHFHSTLTNAAGNHHPWESKPWTWPMSLRPVLYAIDQQNVPGCGAQSCVKAVMLVGTPAMWFIAVPVLGWALWRAFVRRDWRYAVVLVGYSAGFLPWFADIDRQMYFFYATTMAPFLIMAIALILGDVLYQPNQNAERRTLGLIAVSCYVALVITNFAWMYPILTGLPISQATWNMQIWLPSWR is encoded by the coding sequence ATGACCGCTCCTCATACCGTGCAGCCGGAGCGCGCCGTTCCCGTGATCAGCCCCGGCCCCCTGGTTCCCGTGCCGGATTTCGGGCCGACGGATCGCCTGCAGGGCTGGGTGATGACCGTCATCATCGGCGCGCTGGCCGCGCTGACGCGGTTCCTGCGGCTGGGTTCACCGACCGACGCGGGCACCCCGATCTTCGACGAGAAGCACTACGCGCCGCAGGCCTGGCAGATGCTGAGCAACCACGGTGTCGAGGACAACCCCGGCTACGGGCTGGTGGTGCACCCGCCGGTGGCCAAACAGTTGATGGCGATCGGCGAGTGGTTCTTCGGCTACAACGGGCTGGGCTGGCGGTTCTCCGGCGCGGTGTGCGGCGTCATCATCGTGGTGCTGACGGCGCGCATCGTGCGGCGGATCAGCCGCTCGACCCTGATCGGCGGCATCGCGGGGCTGCTGCTCATCGCCGACGGGGTCAGCTTCGTCTCGGCGCGCACCGCGCTGCTGGACGTCTACCTGGTGCTGTTCGTGGTGGCGGCGTTCGGGGCGCTGATCGTCGACCGCGACGACGTGCGGTCCCGGATGCATACCGCGTTGATGGAGGGCCGGATCGCGGAGACCCCGTGGGGCCCACGGCTGGGGGTGCGCTGGTGGCGGTTCGGCGCGGGTGTGCTGCTGGGCCTGGCGTGCGCGACGAAATGGTCCGGCCTGTACTTCATCGCCTTCTTCGGGTTGATGACGCTGGCCTTCGACATCGTGGCCCGGCGCCAGTACCGGGTGCCGCGGCCGTGGCTGGGGACGCTGCGCCGCGATGTGGGACCGGCGGTCTACGCGCTGGGCCTCATCCCGTTCCTGGTGTACCTGGCCAGCTATGCACCGTGGTTCGCCTCCGAGACCGCCGTGGACCGGCACGAGGAGGGCCGCTCGATCGGCCTGGACAGTTGGATGCCCGACGCCCTGCGGTCGCTGTGGCACTACACCTATCAGGCGTATCACTTCCATTCCACGCTGACCAACGCCGCCGGCAACCACCATCCGTGGGAGTCCAAGCCGTGGACGTGGCCGATGTCGCTGCGGCCGGTGCTGTACGCCATCGACCAGCAGAACGTGCCGGGCTGCGGGGCGCAGTCGTGTGTGAAGGCCGTGATGCTGGTCGGCACGCCGGCGATGTGGTTCATCGCCGTCCCGGTGCTGGGCTGGGCGCTGTGGCGGGCGTTCGTGCGCCGCGACTGGCGCTACGCCGTGGTGCTGGTCGGGTACAGCGCCGGCTTCCTGCCGTGGTTCGCCGATATCGACCGGCAGATGTACTTCTTCTACGCCACCACCATGGCGCCGTTCCTGATCATGGCGATCGCGCTGATCCTCGGTGATGTGCTGTATCAACCGAATCAGAATGCCGAACGGCGGACGCTGGGCCTGATCGCGGTGAGTTGTTATGTGGCGCTGGTGATCACGAACTTCGCCTGGATGTACCCGATACTCACCGGGCTGCCGATTTCGCAGGCGACCTGGAACATGCAGATCTGGTTGCCCAGCTGGCGGTGA
- a CDS encoding LysR family transcriptional regulator: MVSLRALESLVAVADHGSITRAAEALHSSQPAVSQQLAALERETRTQLFVREGRGVRLTPAGRAALSDARRALDAAAAAVRSARVVGEGASGSLRLACAQSLSVAFLAPVIQRWLRTDSAVKFTVRESTSMDVLMQVLDDDEVDVTFVAAPTSVPDRFTVIPVAEEEVVLTTAPDHFLAKQSAVRLDQLDGVPIVHFAPENGLISWLDYSLAEAGVRPDPVMRTAVTASAPQLAATGLGVAITPISAVGEGFPGAVRSFSPRWFRQLVAITPAAPDPLTARFIGELRMRGVHVPTEIRRQLATDHSAGDERGRPDGQPGN, from the coding sequence ATGGTGTCGTTGCGGGCGCTGGAGTCCCTGGTGGCAGTCGCTGACCACGGATCGATCACCCGCGCCGCGGAGGCGCTGCATTCGTCGCAGCCCGCGGTGTCCCAACAGCTCGCCGCACTCGAACGTGAGACACGCACGCAGCTGTTCGTACGAGAAGGACGTGGGGTGAGGCTGACGCCCGCCGGTCGGGCGGCGCTGTCCGACGCGCGGCGGGCACTCGACGCCGCTGCGGCGGCGGTGCGCTCGGCGCGCGTCGTGGGGGAAGGCGCCAGCGGATCGTTACGGCTGGCCTGTGCGCAGAGTCTGTCCGTCGCGTTTCTCGCCCCGGTGATCCAGCGCTGGCTCCGCACCGATAGCGCAGTGAAGTTCACGGTGCGGGAATCGACCTCGATGGATGTGCTGATGCAAGTGCTCGACGACGACGAGGTCGACGTGACGTTCGTAGCCGCGCCCACCTCGGTGCCCGATCGGTTCACCGTCATCCCGGTCGCGGAGGAGGAGGTCGTCCTGACAACGGCGCCGGATCATTTTTTGGCCAAACAGTCCGCGGTGCGCCTCGATCAACTCGACGGTGTCCCCATCGTTCACTTCGCGCCCGAGAATGGATTGATCTCCTGGCTCGATTATTCGCTCGCCGAGGCCGGTGTCCGTCCGGATCCGGTCATGCGGACCGCGGTGACAGCGTCCGCGCCGCAGCTTGCCGCGACGGGCCTCGGCGTCGCCATCACGCCGATCAGCGCGGTCGGCGAGGGTTTTCCCGGAGCCGTACGGTCCTTCTCGCCGCGCTGGTTCCGCCAGCTCGTCGCCATCACGCCCGCGGCGCCTGACCCGCTCACCGCTCGCTTCATCGGCGAACTGCGGATGCGCGGCGTGCACGTACCCACGGAGATTCGGCGGCAACTGGCCACCGACCACTCGGCCGGAGACGAGCGCGGGCGCCCCGATGGCCAACCCGGCAATTGA
- a CDS encoding DUF3500 domain-containing protein, translated as MTFDTFTSRRPRTAAESTALDATRPLAIELAAKVAAWLDSLSGEQRARASFGSPGSSEDERLLWFYTPTDHGGLPLVDQRPAQHRLVMQILAAGLSEAGYVTLVTVMGMENVLDRLEGWSMTFERDRGRDPGMYYLSVFGSPGDRRWGWRFGGHHVSVNQLIVDGRVVSTTPLFLGADPAAAPLLGSVLQPLVSVQDVALDLMRSFDRDQRTRALIHPRAVSDLVGANRSLVSEGDQRLPLPDVFRGRFTDSTVATQLDQVNEAMQSGSGYSAEDDAQVALTGVPKGLPAAAMTAAQRDALRILLDLYFSRAAEPIAASYRVRYQADDQLDPLHVAWAGAMKAGEPHYYRIQGPGILIEYDNTQRRANHVHAVWRDPTGDFGVDTLAHHHHTEHGALRAPRREGVSKG; from the coding sequence ATGACTTTTGATACGTTCACCTCCCGGCGACCCCGGACCGCCGCTGAGTCCACCGCGCTGGACGCGACGCGACCTCTGGCCATCGAGCTGGCCGCGAAGGTCGCGGCATGGCTTGACAGTTTGTCCGGCGAGCAGCGCGCACGAGCCAGCTTCGGATCTCCCGGCAGTTCGGAGGACGAGCGGTTGCTGTGGTTCTACACTCCGACCGACCACGGCGGCCTCCCGTTGGTGGACCAGCGCCCGGCGCAGCATCGCCTGGTGATGCAGATTCTTGCGGCCGGGCTCTCGGAGGCCGGGTACGTCACCTTGGTCACGGTGATGGGGATGGAGAACGTGCTCGACCGCCTGGAGGGGTGGTCGATGACCTTCGAGCGGGATCGGGGCAGGGATCCCGGCATGTACTACCTCAGCGTGTTCGGATCACCGGGTGATCGACGGTGGGGCTGGCGATTCGGCGGTCATCATGTCTCGGTTAACCAACTGATCGTTGACGGGCGTGTCGTATCCACGACCCCGCTGTTCCTGGGGGCCGACCCGGCTGCTGCGCCGCTACTCGGCAGTGTTCTACAGCCGCTGGTCAGCGTGCAGGACGTCGCGCTCGATTTGATGAGATCTTTCGACCGGGACCAGCGGACGCGGGCGCTGATTCACCCACGGGCCGTGTCGGATCTGGTTGGGGCGAACCGTTCGCTGGTCTCCGAGGGCGATCAGCGGCTTCCGCTGCCGGATGTGTTCCGGGGACGGTTCACCGACAGCACCGTGGCCACCCAGCTCGACCAGGTCAACGAGGCGATGCAGTCCGGCTCCGGTTACTCGGCCGAAGATGACGCCCAAGTCGCGTTGACGGGGGTTCCGAAAGGCTTGCCGGCTGCCGCGATGACGGCGGCGCAACGGGATGCCCTTCGGATTCTGCTGGACCTGTACTTCTCCCGGGCTGCCGAACCGATCGCCGCGTCGTATCGGGTCCGATACCAGGCAGATGACCAGTTGGACCCGCTGCACGTCGCGTGGGCGGGTGCCATGAAAGCCGGTGAACCGCACTATTACCGCATCCAAGGCCCCGGGATCCTGATCGAGTATGACAACACCCAACGCCGCGCCAATCATGTTCACGCGGTGTGGCGGGATCCCACGGGCGACTTCGGGGTCGACACCCTCGCCCATCATCACCACACGGAGCACGGTGCGCTGAGGGCACCTCGTCGTGAGGGGGTTTCGAAGGGGTAG
- a CDS encoding RraA family protein, protein MAAIQISKGTSGRRRIRLCNWRESGIRIETICITTHLWQGDEMTDRRRAGSVDVRFDWVTIHDPLPSTDTATIQRFLALGDLSSTVSDVLDELGVRGAIPTSRLSPSMPKERIVGNATTVRNVDQSRSALAAVSDKDWRMAEILALRTASPGDILVIEGLAEVSNMGGLMASVAKRQGLSGAIVDGGVRDLGRSRSLRFPVWSRDHTPVTGKWRSTTTEVNGTIRLSGIPVAAGDLIIADETGICCIPRDLIHGVLERAEQIASSEIGFDALLKADEPVDGLIDYLYGKAD, encoded by the coding sequence ATGGCTGCCATTCAAATATCGAAGGGCACGTCAGGGCGGCGTCGGATACGATTATGCAATTGGCGAGAATCCGGTATTCGCATCGAAACCATTTGCATCACAACGCATTTATGGCAAGGGGACGAAATGACTGACCGAAGGCGCGCGGGATCCGTCGATGTGAGGTTCGACTGGGTGACTATTCATGATCCGCTCCCGTCAACCGACACCGCGACCATCCAGCGCTTCCTCGCCCTCGGCGACCTGTCCAGCACCGTCTCCGACGTGCTCGACGAGTTGGGCGTCCGCGGTGCAATCCCCACGTCACGGTTGAGCCCGTCCATGCCGAAAGAACGAATCGTCGGAAACGCCACCACGGTGCGCAATGTGGACCAGTCGCGGTCGGCGCTCGCCGCGGTGTCCGACAAGGATTGGCGCATGGCCGAAATCCTCGCGCTGCGGACCGCAAGCCCCGGGGACATCCTGGTCATCGAAGGGCTCGCCGAGGTATCGAACATGGGCGGCTTGATGGCCTCAGTTGCGAAGCGACAGGGACTGTCTGGTGCCATAGTCGATGGCGGCGTCCGTGACCTGGGAAGATCTCGCTCACTGCGCTTCCCTGTGTGGTCGCGTGACCACACTCCCGTCACCGGCAAGTGGCGCAGCACCACCACCGAGGTGAACGGAACGATCCGGTTATCCGGCATCCCGGTCGCGGCCGGCGATCTCATCATCGCCGACGAGACCGGGATCTGTTGCATCCCCCGTGATCTCATCCATGGTGTCCTTGAGCGCGCCGAGCAGATCGCGTCGTCGGAGATCGGTTTCGATGCCCTGCTCAAGGCGGACGAGCCGGTCGACGGTCTCATCGACTACCTGTATGGCAAGGCCGACTGA
- a CDS encoding SDR family NAD(P)-dependent oxidoreductase, which produces MDYLLSGKTAIVTGGASGIGLETANQLLAEGANVLAVDLDIEPLSSRQDSQLRPFQCDLTYSDSASTAIAAALEAFGSIDILISCAGIAPVRSSSLEGTDADWRRTLDVNFLSIVRMCREVVPHMKAANGGSIVSVASDAGRMPDPFFAEYNVSKAAILMFMKALSIEFGGAGIRANTVSPGPVRTPMWDRPGGFGDSVAESFGMEKEAAIEHFAVNVRKLPLARLGTVAEVAAVNLFLASPLASFVTGAEYTVNGGSIPTV; this is translated from the coding sequence ATGGACTACCTGCTTTCTGGAAAGACGGCGATCGTCACCGGCGGGGCATCGGGCATCGGACTCGAAACGGCGAATCAACTGCTGGCCGAAGGCGCCAACGTTCTGGCGGTAGACCTCGACATCGAGCCCCTGTCTTCTCGGCAGGACTCGCAGCTCCGTCCATTCCAATGTGACCTCACGTATTCGGACTCGGCGTCGACTGCGATCGCGGCGGCACTGGAAGCTTTCGGCTCCATCGACATCCTCATCTCGTGCGCCGGGATCGCGCCGGTGCGTAGCAGCTCACTGGAAGGGACCGACGCGGATTGGCGGCGCACGCTCGATGTGAATTTTCTGAGCATCGTCCGCATGTGCCGCGAAGTGGTGCCGCACATGAAAGCCGCCAACGGCGGATCTATTGTCAGCGTGGCTTCCGATGCGGGCCGGATGCCTGACCCGTTCTTCGCCGAATACAACGTGTCCAAGGCAGCGATCCTCATGTTTATGAAGGCACTGTCGATCGAATTCGGGGGCGCGGGAATTCGCGCCAACACCGTCAGTCCGGGCCCTGTGCGCACACCGATGTGGGACCGGCCCGGTGGATTCGGCGACTCTGTCGCCGAATCTTTCGGGATGGAGAAGGAAGCTGCGATCGAACACTTCGCCGTCAACGTTCGTAAGCTCCCCCTGGCCCGACTCGGCACGGTAGCGGAGGTGGCGGCAGTCAACCTCTTCCTCGCCAGCCCTCTGGCATCGTTCGTCACGGGCGCCGAGTACACGGTGAACGGCGGCAGCATTCCGACCGTCTGA
- a CDS encoding VOC family protein, which translates to MTGAIPTATNVDHVSWSVEDLDAAVSFCVEVLGGQEIFRAGPFADPSGDWMSTHFDVDARASAVLAYVRLGATQVVEFIQWSTANRRGEWPGNSDVGATHLAIHVRDIDQAMRYLQDHGCSACGGPILLDGVPHAGVTILYVRTPIGLLLELVSRPAHDLPYEATTEARLLAPTHEWSNGQATPRKEVP; encoded by the coding sequence ATGACCGGAGCTATACCCACCGCAACCAATGTCGACCATGTCAGTTGGTCGGTCGAAGACCTGGATGCCGCCGTGTCCTTCTGTGTGGAGGTTCTCGGAGGTCAGGAGATCTTCAGGGCCGGGCCGTTCGCGGATCCGTCCGGCGACTGGATGTCCACGCATTTCGACGTCGACGCGCGGGCCTCTGCGGTTCTTGCCTACGTCAGGCTCGGGGCGACTCAGGTGGTCGAATTCATCCAGTGGAGCACGGCGAACCGCCGAGGGGAGTGGCCGGGCAACAGTGATGTCGGTGCGACGCATCTGGCAATTCACGTGCGCGACATCGACCAGGCGATGCGGTACCTGCAAGACCATGGATGCAGCGCGTGCGGCGGCCCGATACTCCTGGACGGTGTGCCCCACGCCGGCGTGACGATCCTGTACGTCCGTACGCCCATCGGACTGTTGTTGGAACTGGTGTCCCGCCCCGCGCATGACCTTCCCTATGAAGCCACCACCGAGGCTCGCCTGCTCGCACCCACGCACGAGTGGAGCAACGGACAAGCCACACCTCGAAAGGAAGTGCCATGA
- a CDS encoding pyridoxamine 5'-phosphate oxidase family protein encodes MAYDLHPEARALIESRPCAHLVTMRPNGRPHVSFIWIDVTDDGRIQFGTPPWRVKGKNLAHDPNCILSIQDNQKLESGLTRHLLIEGIASIDNDLEHGQRFMDQLFHKYTGAPRFELNEGGHVLVTVDITRVSGVGPWHTGKTTSYGTPI; translated from the coding sequence ATGGCTTACGACCTTCACCCAGAGGCCCGCGCGCTCATCGAGTCACGCCCATGCGCCCACCTGGTGACAATGCGACCCAACGGGCGCCCACATGTCTCCTTCATCTGGATCGACGTCACCGATGACGGGCGAATCCAGTTCGGGACGCCTCCGTGGCGAGTCAAGGGGAAGAATCTTGCACACGATCCGAACTGCATTCTCTCGATCCAAGATAATCAGAAGCTCGAAAGCGGATTGACCCGACATCTCCTCATCGAAGGCATCGCGTCGATCGACAACGACCTCGAACACGGCCAGAGATTCATGGACCAGCTCTTTCACAAGTACACAGGCGCACCCCGTTTCGAGCTGAATGAAGGCGGGCATGTCCTCGTCACTGTTGACATCACCCGCGTCTCTGGTGTCGGCCCGTGGCACACCGGTAAGACGACCTCGTATGGAACTCCCATCTGA